Proteins encoded together in one Gemmatimonadota bacterium DH-78 window:
- a CDS encoding prolyl oligopeptidase family serine peptidase, whose protein sequence is MRTPPSFHLVRGLRRATGLLLALGLTGAAAAAQDRPTVTEADYDRFESLGSSTMSADGAWLVVDVRRVDDDSELRIHRTDSDSVVVVPHASGPRFSADGRWLGYLIGVSQEEREKAQEANRPVRTKLGLFDLASGTTTERDEVAGFAFSGDGAFLSMRRYGARDADHDGVDVIVRDLQSGAELPFGNISEMSWSDEGALLALVTDAADQVGNGVRLYDAHSGRLRGLDTDEATYLRLGWRDDAADLVVYRTSVEPAFEDTAHVALVWRGLDGDDPESHTLSTGSTAGLSPDIRVVDYRLPSWSDDGSTLFVGLQYRRPAPCPVEEHAMESGDSDTAGEGADESDSEDGENGVRCETPDEDDQPGVEIWHTLDVDPVPQQRVRERQLRQENELAAWHIDDDRLVRLDDEQLESVSLIGGGRAAIGRDETPYDADAMFRQQFFDLYAVDVATGDKAPIAERVTITGGSSPGGRYTLWFAGEDWFAHDLESGTTHNLTEGLGGTFIDLDRTPTQEQMAPFGVAGWMEDDGAVFINDQWDVWMVPMDGGEARRLTRGAEAEVRYRLTSLDSDDEPGFDDDDVQWFSMYGEWTKQSGYARADRPGAEPETVLFTDARVLGLTKADDADLFVFRQERFDDSPDLFVAGPSLDDARQVTHTNAFLDEFAWGHTELVEYENEWGRRLQGVLTYPADFDPSESYPTIVYQYELLSQGLHQFQVPDPTQYYNQQIWSQNGYFVFRPDIVYRDRQPGVSNVQTLRPAMAAVVASEPAVDPERMGLIGHSWGGYQTTFFVTQDDLFASAVAGAPLTNLMSMYASFYWNSGGTNARIFEISQGRMQVPWWEDFASYEANSPVHHIENMNTPLLMAFGTNDGAVEYNQGVEFYNAARRLGKQMVMLSYQGENHGFSREPNQLDYQSRIMQWFGHYLKGEPAPDWITRGLSYIDQKDRVTKPKVIS, encoded by the coding sequence ATGCGTACTCCCCCGAGCTTCCACCTCGTCCGCGGCCTCCGCCGCGCGACCGGCCTTCTCCTCGCACTCGGCCTGACCGGCGCCGCCGCCGCGGCTCAGGATCGACCGACGGTGACCGAGGCCGACTACGATCGCTTCGAGTCGCTGGGCAGCTCGACGATGTCGGCCGACGGTGCCTGGCTGGTGGTCGATGTCCGCCGGGTGGACGACGATTCGGAGCTGCGCATCCATCGCACCGACTCCGACTCGGTGGTGGTGGTGCCCCACGCCTCCGGGCCCCGCTTCAGCGCCGACGGTCGCTGGTTGGGCTACCTGATCGGCGTATCGCAGGAGGAGCGCGAGAAGGCGCAGGAGGCCAACCGCCCGGTGCGCACGAAGCTGGGGCTCTTCGACCTCGCGTCGGGCACCACCACCGAGCGCGACGAGGTGGCCGGGTTCGCCTTCTCCGGCGACGGCGCCTTTCTCTCGATGCGACGGTACGGGGCGCGCGACGCCGACCACGACGGGGTCGACGTGATCGTGCGCGACCTCCAGAGCGGCGCCGAACTGCCTTTCGGCAACATCTCCGAGATGTCGTGGAGCGACGAGGGAGCCCTGCTCGCGCTCGTGACCGACGCGGCCGATCAGGTGGGGAACGGCGTTCGGCTCTACGACGCGCACAGCGGACGGCTGCGCGGCCTCGACACCGACGAGGCCACCTACCTGCGGCTGGGGTGGCGCGACGATGCGGCCGACCTCGTCGTCTACCGCACCTCCGTCGAGCCGGCCTTCGAAGACACCGCCCATGTGGCACTCGTCTGGCGGGGTCTCGACGGCGACGACCCGGAGTCCCACACCCTGAGCACCGGCTCCACCGCCGGCCTGAGCCCCGACATCCGCGTGGTCGACTACCGACTGCCCTCCTGGTCGGACGACGGCTCGACGCTCTTCGTGGGACTCCAGTACCGGCGTCCCGCGCCGTGCCCGGTGGAGGAGCACGCGATGGAGAGCGGGGACTCCGACACCGCCGGAGAGGGTGCCGACGAGTCGGATTCGGAGGACGGTGAGAACGGCGTGCGCTGCGAGACCCCCGACGAGGACGACCAGCCCGGCGTGGAGATCTGGCACACCCTGGACGTCGACCCGGTGCCCCAGCAGCGGGTGCGCGAGCGCCAGCTCCGGCAGGAGAACGAGCTGGCCGCCTGGCATATCGACGACGACCGGCTGGTCCGGCTCGACGACGAGCAGCTCGAGAGTGTGAGTCTGATCGGCGGCGGTCGCGCGGCGATCGGGCGCGACGAGACGCCCTACGACGCCGACGCCATGTTCCGACAGCAGTTCTTCGACCTGTACGCCGTCGATGTGGCGACCGGCGACAAGGCGCCGATCGCCGAGCGGGTGACCATCACCGGCGGATCGAGCCCGGGCGGGCGCTACACCCTCTGGTTCGCGGGCGAGGACTGGTTCGCGCACGACCTCGAATCGGGCACCACCCACAACCTGACCGAGGGGCTCGGCGGCACCTTCATCGACCTCGACCGCACGCCCACCCAGGAGCAGATGGCGCCCTTCGGCGTGGCCGGGTGGATGGAAGACGACGGCGCCGTCTTCATCAACGACCAGTGGGATGTGTGGATGGTCCCGATGGACGGTGGCGAGGCGCGGCGACTCACGCGGGGCGCCGAGGCGGAAGTGCGCTATCGGCTCACCTCACTCGACTCCGACGATGAGCCCGGCTTCGACGACGACGACGTGCAGTGGTTCAGCATGTACGGCGAGTGGACCAAACAGTCCGGGTACGCCCGTGCCGACCGCCCCGGGGCCGAGCCCGAAACCGTGCTCTTCACCGACGCGCGGGTGCTCGGACTGACAAAGGCCGACGACGCCGACCTCTTCGTCTTCCGTCAGGAGCGCTTCGACGACTCGCCCGACCTCTTCGTGGCCGGCCCGTCGCTCGACGATGCGCGCCAGGTGACGCACACCAACGCCTTCCTCGACGAGTTCGCCTGGGGCCACACGGAGCTGGTGGAGTACGAAAACGAGTGGGGTCGCCGGCTGCAGGGGGTGCTCACCTACCCCGCCGACTTCGATCCGTCGGAGAGCTACCCGACGATCGTCTACCAGTACGAGCTGCTGTCGCAGGGCCTGCACCAGTTCCAGGTGCCCGACCCCACGCAGTACTACAACCAGCAGATCTGGAGTCAGAACGGCTACTTCGTCTTCCGGCCCGACATCGTGTACCGCGACCGGCAGCCCGGGGTGTCGAACGTGCAGACGCTGCGCCCGGCCATGGCCGCCGTGGTCGCCTCCGAGCCGGCGGTCGACCCCGAGCGGATGGGGTTGATCGGACACTCGTGGGGCGGCTACCAGACCACCTTCTTCGTCACCCAGGACGACCTGTTCGCCTCGGCCGTGGCCGGGGCGCCGCTCACCAACCTGATGAGCATGTACGCCTCGTTCTACTGGAACAGCGGCGGCACGAACGCCCGGATCTTCGAGATCAGCCAGGGTCGGATGCAGGTGCCGTGGTGGGAAGACTTCGCGTCGTACGAGGCCAACTCGCCGGTACACCACATCGAGAACATGAACACCCCGCTGCTGATGGCCTTCGGCACCAACGACGGCGCCGTCGAATACAACCAGGGGGTGGAGTTCTACAACGCCGCGCGGCGCCTCGGGAAGCAGATGGTGATGCTCTCGTACCAGGGCGAGAACCACGGCTTCAGCCGCGAGCCCAACCAGCTCGACTATCAGAGCCGCATCATGCAGTGGTTCGGCCACTACCTGAAGGGCGAGCCGGCTCCCGACTGGATCACGAGGGGGCTGTCGTACATCGATCAGAAAGACCGGGTGACGAAGCCGAAGGTCATCTCCTGA
- a CDS encoding enoyl-CoA hydratase-related protein — protein MTALRTPTLDTLGLGSVLDLFKSGRLPVDPASAVDALFGPASDRGSMVISGASGIVGAGKTMQFASRLLPYDVPIVALDFPGAPDGIGAKYAGLVSGFGRSQADAIMASIVRLAYDGKTLPDELTAMKPRFLLEAIPEILDVKRAHYDLFRGSFPDIEIRSVTSGFPARELGVGVAHPAFPHEINKVFEVVDGTPSDVTRLLWALGLIPIPVSDDWSFVLDVLFCGVTLAALRYHGATNMPYWKIDKFVRRLVGPNPFRAHDAIGAKGADFLTWSCLHHLSEEYGGLFTPTADLVERKETGQNWYPPNHFRPLVDWGLGAEGEAEFDAWIMGPLFQMTSLMLKENRGHLAHMNAIGELCAQFRKGILAVMRERGADAVRATVERYHEFVPEAAGGAWHPDTLEAIDTPEWQQLYVNAEHDGTIGVVTISRESYNWDVDAELNRALDWLVEAGIERVIVSGDFHLSTQMVGADTGEFFAAMEDPAAGLAITTSWTRTARRLHDDFRTSVAFVGGKRCLGGMLELLMHCHHLVAVDDARFGWPEVTLPVVPGMEACHWPLRRADDAGRRRILEMLLTGRPVKAGEALGWLVDRAAPMNEALAAAWELASTEGEDGRRPVESGALELADAIPTVPEADSPSMEAGREAIMHCVAEACRVPVGDALDVQAKIAADFLAGPVCRKGAVGAEYAKTMRI, from the coding sequence GTGACCGCGCTCCGTACCCCCACGCTCGACACCCTCGGCCTCGGCTCCGTCCTCGACCTCTTCAAGAGCGGTCGACTGCCGGTCGATCCCGCCTCCGCCGTCGACGCCCTCTTCGGGCCGGCCTCCGACCGCGGCTCGATGGTCATCTCCGGCGCCAGCGGCATCGTGGGCGCGGGCAAGACCATGCAGTTCGCCTCGCGGCTGCTGCCGTACGACGTGCCGATCGTGGCGCTCGACTTTCCCGGAGCCCCCGACGGCATCGGCGCGAAGTACGCCGGGCTCGTGTCGGGCTTCGGCCGCTCGCAGGCCGATGCGATCATGGCGTCGATCGTGCGGCTGGCCTACGACGGCAAGACGCTGCCCGACGAGCTGACGGCCATGAAGCCGCGCTTTCTGCTCGAGGCCATTCCGGAGATCCTCGATGTGAAGCGGGCCCACTACGATCTCTTCCGGGGCAGCTTTCCCGACATCGAGATCCGGTCGGTCACCTCGGGCTTTCCGGCGCGCGAGCTCGGCGTGGGCGTGGCCCATCCGGCCTTCCCGCACGAGATCAACAAGGTGTTCGAGGTGGTCGACGGCACGCCGAGCGACGTCACGCGGCTGCTGTGGGCGCTCGGCCTGATCCCGATTCCGGTGAGCGACGACTGGTCGTTCGTGCTCGACGTGCTCTTCTGCGGGGTCACCCTGGCGGCGCTGCGCTACCACGGCGCCACCAACATGCCCTACTGGAAGATCGACAAGTTCGTCCGGCGGCTGGTGGGGCCGAATCCCTTCCGCGCGCACGACGCCATCGGGGCGAAGGGCGCCGACTTCCTCACCTGGTCGTGCCTGCACCACCTGTCGGAGGAGTACGGCGGCCTCTTCACCCCCACCGCCGACCTGGTGGAGCGGAAGGAGACGGGCCAGAACTGGTACCCGCCGAATCACTTCCGTCCGCTCGTGGACTGGGGGCTGGGCGCGGAGGGCGAGGCGGAGTTCGACGCCTGGATCATGGGGCCGCTCTTCCAGATGACGAGCCTCATGCTGAAGGAGAACCGGGGCCATCTTGCGCACATGAACGCCATCGGCGAGCTGTGCGCGCAGTTCCGGAAGGGCATTCTCGCGGTCATGCGCGAGCGGGGCGCCGACGCGGTGCGCGCCACCGTGGAGCGCTACCACGAGTTCGTGCCCGAGGCCGCCGGGGGGGCCTGGCACCCCGACACCCTCGAGGCGATCGACACGCCGGAGTGGCAGCAGCTGTACGTGAACGCCGAGCACGACGGCACGATCGGCGTGGTCACGATCTCGCGCGAGAGCTACAACTGGGATGTCGACGCCGAGTTGAACCGGGCGCTCGACTGGCTGGTCGAGGCCGGCATCGAGCGGGTGATCGTCAGCGGCGACTTCCACCTGTCCACGCAGATGGTGGGGGCCGACACCGGCGAGTTCTTCGCGGCCATGGAGGATCCGGCCGCGGGCCTCGCGATCACCACCTCCTGGACCCGCACGGCCCGGAGACTCCACGACGACTTCCGCACCTCGGTGGCCTTCGTCGGGGGCAAGCGCTGCCTCGGCGGCATGCTCGAGCTTCTGATGCACTGCCACCACCTGGTGGCCGTCGACGACGCGCGCTTCGGATGGCCCGAGGTGACGCTGCCGGTGGTGCCCGGCATGGAGGCCTGCCACTGGCCGCTGCGCCGTGCCGACGACGCGGGCCGCCGCCGCATTCTCGAGATGCTGCTCACCGGGCGCCCGGTGAAGGCCGGCGAGGCGCTGGGCTGGCTGGTGGATCGCGCCGCACCGATGAACGAGGCGCTGGCCGCGGCCTGGGAGCTCGCGAGCACGGAGGGTGAAGACGGCCGCCGGCCGGTGGAGAGCGGCGCGCTGGAGCTCGCCGACGCGATTCCGACCGTGCCCGAGGCAGACTCGCCGTCGATGGAAGCGGGCCGCGAGGCGATCATGCACTGCGTGGCCGAGGCCTGCCGCGTGCCGGTGGGCGACGCGCTCGACGTGCAGGCGAAGATCGCCGCCGACTTCCTCGCGGGCCCGGTGTGCCGCAAGGGGGCGGTGGGCGCCGAGTACGCGAAGACGATGCGGATCTGA